taaaagtccgaagtgccccagtgaggcgaactttcatgcgaagtcaaagccgtgcttcaggttcaggataagtagttgagcacagactccaaccaatgtccattgtattaaaaagcgagcatggcgcagcgaggccaaaagctaagctgaagtagaggacatgtggaacacaaaccaaagGTAAATTGgtgtaaaaagtgaggctaaggtcgagcattcgcatgaaaaactgtactggggacacttttaagggatttttcttcgttttaatcaatagtcagctgttcagcctcgcaaaatattaactattgagaaaatcaactttgcggcactagttgagcgtagcctttagcctcgcttaaaatttgccattagaggtagataggaaaatgactgaataagtgagtgaataagagcgaaaaagacctCGTTCTACTCGGGCCTaactgatactcggccaacggctacgtgcgacagtgctatctcattcactccgatacgattagacagtgtgcgcgttataggtatcgacagcctcttaagactggcTTGGCTCTGGCTCTGGCCGGTCGAcgagtggcgccctcattagtggaattgtgttttataataaaccaattaatttctgtacctatacatgaatcagtatatgtaggtattaatattgttgtcctacttattccccaacttttggtctatgtccgaagtaccattacgtaagtttcggcccggccgaaagcttcggccgttttttggccgaaaccgaaactacagccgaaacatgattttttggccgaaactggccgaaaccgaaaccgaaccttcggtcggacactaatatttACATTGATTATCACATATCACTCATCGTCGGTGTCGAAGCGACAGTAGCGATACCCTTTGACCTGCCATAAAAACCTTCAACAATAAATTTTCTTATAATTTACATGCCGATTGACATCTGCTTATAATCATTTAACGTGATTGTAACTTTTAAAACTTTACAGTAGTGTGGTGAAATTCTGTCAGTAGAAAATAGCGAGAAATTTAAAGTTTCAAATTTGCCgagattttcttttaaaaatttGCAAATTTTTCTAAATGGGAATGGCTTGCCAGAGTATAGGTAGACAGCTACAAAACAGTACAATATTTGAGTTGCTTAACTTCAATATCGGGTAAATACATCTGTCAGaaatgcgattttggtattaagaaaagttagggtagatatttgctaagagggtcgaatggattaaGGTAcccaagtttgaagttaagcgacacatttatataataataaatatattggcTGAACAGCAAAAAGGGTGCCGCCAAAACAGCCAAGGCTGCAAAGAACAGCTTACAATAGACGCCATCATCTCCAAACAAGCTAAGAGAAACAAAAAAGACATCTACACTATGTACATAGATTATAAAAAGGCCTTTGACTCAGTACCGCATTCTTGGTTAATCCATATCCTTAAGCACTACAAAATACACAGCTCTATCATACTCTTCCTAAAAAATACTATGTTACATTGGTCAACTGTTCTGAAAATAATTAGCAATACCACTAACGTCGAAACGGAACCCATCTACATCCGCAGAGGAATTTTCCAAGGGGATGCCCTGAGTCCGCTTTGGTTTTGTCTTGCGCTCAACCCGCTATCCACTTTACTAAACAACAGCAAATCTGGATATAAAATCTGCTATGAAAGTAATCCGTACACAATATCGCATCTGATGTATATGGACCACATCAAactctatagtaataatatatgtaatatccATAACCTCGCTGATATCACACAATCGTTTTCTTCAGATATACACATGGAGTTTGGCATTGACAAATGTAAAATCCAATCAGTTCGAGGTGGCAACATAGAACGTAACAGCTACACCCTCAACAATGGAGAACAAGTAGACCCTGTCGATGAAGAAACTGGTTACAAATACCTCGGTTACCAACAAACACAGCAAATCCACCATAAAATCACTAAAGCTTCACTTAAACAGAAATTTACAGGCAGACTGCACAAAATTCTCAACACTTACCTTAATTCAAGAAACACCATCAAGGCAATTAATACATATGCAGTTCCGATTCTAACCTACTCTTTCGGTATCATACAATGGTCACAAACAGACCTTTGTAATCATCAACGAATAATTAACACTTTAATGTCCAAATATCGAAAGCACCACCCGCGAAGCTGCGTCCAGAGACTGACCCTACCAAAATCTGAAGGCGGAAGGGGTTTAATTGATATTAAAAATCTTCACAACAGACAGGTAAGCTCACTCAGGATTTTTTTTCACAACCGCTCTAATAATTCCGAAATACATCAAGCTATTGTAAACGCCGATCAAAAATGTACTCCATTGAACCTAAACGACCGCAGGACACAGGTAAGTGAGGTAACAGTAGATCACCAGCAAAAACAACAAGCATGGATCCAAAAGTCACTCCACGGTAGACACCGACTCGACCTGATGAACCCTAGTGTCGACAAGCTGGCGTCCAATATGTGGCTAAAGAGAGGTGAGTTATTCCCGGAAACCGAAGGATTTATCATTGCCATTCAAGATCAAATAATAGATACTAAgaattacagaaaatatattatcCGCGACAGTAATTTACAAACCGACTTGTGCCGACGCTGCCATGCTGCATCCGAGACAATACAACACATTACAGGAGCATGCCGATCCATAGCCCAGACCGATTACAAACACCGCCATGACCAAGTTGCAGCTATCATTCGCCAATATCTTGCATTTAAATACCACCTTATTAATAACAGGTCCCCTTACTATAAATACACCCCCCAAATTATTTTAGATTCTACCGACTACAAACTTTACTGGGACAGAACTATCATCacagacaaaacaatacattgcAATAGACCTGACATTACCCTCCACGATAAAGCTGCAAAAACTGTGTATCTCATTGACGTAGCCATACCCAACACACATAACCTAACCCCAACTCACACTGAAAAGATTAGTAAATACGCAGACTTGTCAATAGAGATAAAAACCCAATGGCGGGTGAATACCGTAAAGACTATCCCAATAATAATTTCCTCTACCGGTGTTATCCCTCGCACTTTGCATACCAGCCTCAAAACCCTCGATATACATCCACTCACCTACACTCTTCTTCAGAAAGCTGTTATATTGAACACATGTCGGATAGTACGCAAATTCTTAGCTTTAGAAAATTAGGATAGGATTACATATCCTTCTGTATTCGTTTGGCCAAAAGCCCGCGAATATGGAAGTAAAATCACCTCCAACTGGAGAGAAAaccaaattaaaacaaataaataataataataataaatattggggacatcttacacagatcaacctagccccaaactaagcaaagcttgtactatgggtgctaggcgcgacgatatacatacttatatagataaatacatacttatatacatagaaaacacccatgactcaggaacaaatatttgtgttcatcacacaaataaatgcccttactgggattcgaacccaggaccatcggcttcgcaggcagggtaattacccactaggccagaccggtcgtcaatatgAAGCATTGCAAACGTTTCAAATTGGCGTGTGCTGACATCATCTACAATATTATATTGACGAGCTTGTACGGAAACATGGTTTTTATGGGGTAACCAGCTAATAATCACGTCTTCCCGCTGGAAACTCTATGATTACTTTATGATTATGGAATATGGAAGTCATTTCGCGATTTTCACTACAACTTACCTGATTACGCGCGTCTCTGcaagtttgtttacttttcgtTGCACCTCACACTTTCACTATCTTCGTTTACGAACTATATTTCTTAAAGAGTAAGACTGCTATTACAATGATTAGTTATAACGAGATACGACATTAGAATGTTTAGCTCTTAGAGGAAGGTTCAGCTCGAGCAATTGCAACATTGTAGATTATCtaataaaatgttaataaaagaaACACTAAACTGGTCAAGTCCGAAGCGTGGTAACCTGTCAAGAAGAGCAAGTCATCGTTATGAGGGTGTAAtgattatttatatattcataattatattatgaaagTAGGCTCGTATACCTAGATACCTACTGGCTTACAACACTGAATATTGTCACGTTAATAATAACAGATGGTATCTTTaggcacttattttataaaaatacttaagtaattCAAGGTTTAAATTATGTATTGTGTTCAATCAAAGAAAATCAGGTTTAGAAaggattataaaattataatagaaACAAATGCAACTAAATATTTGATTATGTCCCATTGCAGGCGGTTATTGCTAATCctgtattgaattattgaataggtatgttaataaaaataagaatgACAATCATTTCAAAGTTAAAGGAACTAAGCGCCATCTTTTTCGAACTGGTATCATCACTTGGCATATTAGTTTACCAGCAGCGCTCTTTAGTATTGGCCTCCTGCAACACGGTTCAATGTTTTCtcaatagatggcgctgctaTGTATTTTAGGAACTTTCACTAAGTTTGTGATGTGCGTGATGCTTATATGTATGGACTACAAGTTGTAAGTTCTTCGGGATGTTTTCATGACACAACTTTTTTATACACCTCAAAACAAGATAAGACACCTTATGATTTTGCATTTCTATCTTAAAATGCGTATGACTTGTACATTTAATGATCTAGGTACGTGTCGAGTAAGTAAACGAATGTGAATCAATGTCAATGTCAAGCTTGTTTGCGTTTGTTATGCTCGGTATTCGGATTGAACTTGACAACGGTGGTGTCACAGACATCTGGAGGATTATGGTGtgtgtatttaatttattaataaaaatcttCCGGGTAtcactaaacatttatttacaaacttaTAAAATGTCTTAACCCTAACtaaattttaatcttatgatttCATTTTGGCTTCTTTCACATTTAAGTATCAGTTCGTCGATGTTTTCTAGACTAGAAATATTGTCACCCAACCTACTAATACTTTCTCATGTACTTttggtatttattaaaattattatggcCTAAATTAACTTAGCTACAGGATATTTAATCGTCATCTATCTATTCTACAGAGAGGGCTGTTACTTCTACTCCTTATTCCTAATTGTTCTAATCTAGTACACTTTAGGGACCTGCGTCCCCGTTTGTGCGGTAAAGCCTTCCAGCTCGCCTTTATAAGATCCGCACCTTTTTCTGCTATCATAATAGTAGGTGCATTGATATTTCCATTTGTGATAGTAGGCATTATGCTAGCGTCGATGACTCTTAATCCTTTAATCCCATATACTCTTAGTTCAGGATCTACGACAGCCATTGGGTCGCTTGATGGACCCATTTTCGCTGTCCCCGAAAGATGGTATATGGTCATTGTATACTGTCGAATCAGGCAGTCCCAGTACTCGTCGGTGTACAGAGGGAGGTGCTTGCAGTTCGGAAGAGGCTTGTCGTGAAACCTGGCTCCGAAGCGCTTCATGGCTTTGGTCTCTGCGACCGCCACGGCGGCTTTCACTCCTTCCCGTAGTACTCCAACGTCGTCAGGATGCGTTAAGTAATTGTGGTACATTAATGGATAATCCAAGGGATTCttagattttaatttaatataaccTCTGCTCTTTGGACGAAGCATCATCGGAAATATACCAAAAACGTCCTTATTATTGATTTCGCCAAATACTTCATTGTAAAATTCATCCGTGAGTCCGTGTGCTTTTTTAACTTGAGTTCCTCCATCGGAAGGAGTAGAAGCTGACGTCATCATGAATTCTATATCAGGCCAATCGTCAGTCCCATTAgcatattttgtatttataaaagcAACTACTTCCAAACCCACACTTGACGTGAGCGGCCCATCCTCCGTCACTGCATATCGTAAAGcagcatttatatttacaagcCTATTCATGACTAAGCTTATAGGGTaatctactttaaaaacaagACCGCCAATTGCGATGTGATCCTGCAAGTTTTCCCCGACTCCAGGAGAATCTTTGATAACTTCTACTCCAACTTCTTGTAGGTTTTTCGCGGGGCCGACGCCAGAAAGCATGAGAAGTTGAGGGGATCCAATAGCTCCAGCTGATAGTATGACTTCCCGTTTGGCATATACAACTTGTTTTTGTCCATCCCTTATGAATTCGACACCGAATGCTCTCTTGCTGTCTTTGTCGATTAACACTTTCGTGGTGTGAGAGAAGAGAGCAATGTGTAAATTCTGTCGGAGTCTGACCGGTCTAAGGAAGGCTTTGGCGGTGGAGCACCGAGTTCCTCGTCTCATGGTGAACTGGTACCAAGCGTAGCCGACCTGCTGCGCACCATTCACATCCACGATGTCGTATCCCATCTCTTCACCGGCTTGCAGAAAAGCAGCTCCGAGAGGAGTATTATAAGGAGCATCTTGAACAGTGAGGTAACCACCTGAAAAGCGCAAAAAATCcagattatattttatattgagTTAAAGGGCATAACTATCAAAACTCTAATAAGaccataaatataaatatcgaACGCACAAGTCTTTGATTACATATAATTATGAAGTTATATGCAACAACATCGCGTTTTAATGTTTAACCTGCGTCTTCCTCAACCTCATGGCTTAAACTCCCTAAGCTCATGCAATAGCGCATTCTCATTAGTCAACAATTAACATTACTTGCATGCGTCGCCCTAGCTTTTAATATGGCTGGCGCTTGACGCAAGATAATTTGAAAGTTGTAGTCGCAAGACGACGTTGAAAGTGCACTTGCAGACGAGAATTATCAGCACGAGGGCCGCGAGGTCAGGTCACGTTACTCGAATAAATCAACATGATTTGCGAAAACAGGGCACACCAGTTTACGGCAGATTTTATTCCCACTGCTTGTGATATCATGATATCTGTAGGAATCGCTCAAAGCGGTTTGAGCTCGGTTGCATCTTTCGGTTATAAAACTTCTGTATTGAAGTTGTTGAAGTTAGATTCCATACTAATATCGTAGCGTTAATGACCGTGGGGCAGTAGTTTTGTTGGTGTAAATGTATAAACTGATGATCCACAAAAAGTATGAATTTTTAACACGATATTTACCTGTGCCATGATACTTAGTGTCTCTCGCTAAGTAAGGATTCCTTTGGTCTTCAGACTTCTTAAAATAAGGAAGTACGTCATCGTATCCCCAGCCCGGGTTGCCGAAGGACTCCCACTGATCGAAGTCCCGTCGGTTCCCTCTTACGTACAGCATGGTGTTGAGGACAGAGGACCCTCCGAGCACCTTCCCCTTCGTCCAGCAGCAGCGCTTGTCGATCATGGCTTGACACGCTGTATCCTGGGGTTGTGTTCTGAAAAGCATGAAATGTTACAATTAATGACGGTGTAATAATAGTTCAGTTATCTAAAGTACCGTGAAATCAGGTAGAATAGCTGAAGGAAAGGGAGACTAGAAAAAAAATGATCATATTTAGTCTCATCATGAAAAGTTTCTACGAATATAATACTGTTTTGCGCGACGATCAGCAGAAGATTATTTTGCAATTTCGGTTGTCTACATATTTAACTGCGTAAGTGCGAGAGTGCTACATTACACGATAGACAAAAAAGTTTAaacatcatatccgtactgttTTATATGAATATTAAATTAAAGAACTCGTTTATTAAACTCACCTATACTTCCAATTCAATTTACTCTTATGCAAATACAGCGATAGTAACGGCACATCGCTTATATCAGTCTCATgaccaaggcctgttcacttcctaagaaagttatgtccccaaataattgcgcatgtgtgcgccttaatcttctatgtgtgcgttggcctccgggaaaaagttgcgagtaataaaaataaaaacatttttctacagcaacattgctcccaactctgatttaaattatcacgaattttatacaatattcatcataaaacgggacttaaaacgcttaaaacttaattacatgcgattaagttttataatgaatatttgcttccaactgtctttatcaatgttcataaaatatatggagggtaggtacgtctacccaccataataaaaaatatatttgtcaatgactctgtccaactgctgtggttaaagttcataacgaaaattttatttattaactctttaaataatacatacaacgtgtaccgctacgtaccacttaagactgtaagtctgtacctacatggattacagcaatgcacatagaaaatgtgctaaatgcggagcaacggctgttgaagcagccacagtgaaatttacaactttagtgggttcagaaggaaccgagtcataacgcatctggaaagcgtattaattaaccgtgaagaaatgtatgaatacaagttggaaatctgtgtaaaatgccgtatgtaaagtgtagtgtatctgtgtgtaaagtgtaataggtaggcatgcctaatgttatttgtataaaaggtactgaaaactttgtgaatgcgctttattaatgtctatttttttattaagttgccagttttcagtgtatatttttatatgtaaaacattttttaataaataatatatataatgttataaacataaacatgccttttatttaaatcaattgataataccacaaacaaggggtaatatttgcatcttgcatatatttcgtgatatgaagataacaaatatgtttatcaacagaattactacctaccaatacccgccaggctaaaccggttgtcaactttagttccattggtacacaaagacggcgccactagtataaacgtataaacggttggggacatttttttgtatggagttaccgttcttctcctagtgagtattatattctttgctcaTGACCTCCAGCCTCTAGCAACATAACATTCCACCCCTCGATCTCAGACAGCCTGTTGGCCATCACAGCCCCAGCGGAGCCGCCGCCGACGATGACGAAGTCATACTGTTCTCTTAAGTACTTCTGGTTGAAGGGCCGGCTCTCGGGGTCCAGCAGCTCGTAGTTGAAGTAGGCCATGGCGGCGAGCATGGCGGGGATGAAGGTCAGCTTGCTGATGCCGCCGATGGTGAGGGCGGACGTCGCGGCCGTTGAGGCCACAGCCTTATTGTTATAGATGAATATTAAATTAAAGAAATCGTTTATTAAACTCACCTATACTTCCAATCCAATTTACTCTTATGCAAATACAGCGACAGTAACGGCACATCGCTTATATCAGTCTCATGACCTCCAGCCTCCAGCAACAGGACATTCCACCCCTCGATCTCAGACAGCCTGTTGGCCATCACAGCCCCAGCGGAGCCGCCGCCGACGATGACGAAGTCATACTGTTCCCTTAAGTACTTCTGGTTGAAGGGCCGGCTCTCGGGGTCCAGCAGCTCGTAGTTGAAGTAGGCCATGGCGGCGAGCATGGCGGGGATGAAGGTCAGCTTGCTGATGCCGCCGATGGTGAGGGCGGACGTAGCGGCCGTTGAGGCCACCGTTAGGATGCCCATGGCGCTTCACTTCATAGTACTGGAAGAGAGTAAGGAACTGTGTATAAGGGGTGTTTTAATGTAAAACAAGAGCTTAGACAGTTTTACGACAGAACAGAAAATTAGTTTAATATTCGTAGTAATTTAAGTACGTGTTTTATGTACGTATTCTGTATTTTAGTCTGGTAAGAAATCAATACTTTGGTTACCTATTTTGCAACATTAAAAGCTATAAATATGTGGCTTGCGGTAGGCATATCTTGTTTTAGTACTTAAGTCATAAAGATTTGTTTCTTCATCCTTTCTAAATAGCATGTTAAttactaggtacatattttatgtATATTCGTATATATATGATATAATGTTTCTATTAGACACCGCAATATGCAATATGATAAGCTACGCTACGTGGTgagaaaagttttttttttacaataatctaCATATgtagctgctgaggtgaaaaaaatattgcaagTGAGTAAGTGACAAAattcaaaaaacatttagtacGAGTATACTCGTTTGCAAAGGTCGTCTGAA
The window above is part of the Cydia splendana chromosome 19, ilCydSple1.2, whole genome shotgun sequence genome. Proteins encoded here:
- the LOC134800176 gene encoding glucose dehydrogenase [FAD, quinone], with protein sequence MGILTVASTAATSALTIGGISKLTFIPAMLAAMAYFNYELLDPESRPFNQKYLREQYDFVIVGGGSAGAVMANRLSEIEGWNVLLLEAGGHETDISDVPLLSLYLHKSKLDWKYRTQPQDTACQAMIDKRCCWTKGKVLGGSSVLNTMLYVRGNRRDFDQWESFGNPGWGYDDVLPYFKKSEDQRNPYLARDTKYHGTGGYLTVQDAPYNTPLGAAFLQAGEEMGYDIVDVNGAQQVGYAWYQFTMRRGTRCSTAKAFLRPVRLRQNLHIALFSHTTKVLIDKDSKRAFGVEFIRDGQKQVVYAKREVILSAGAIGSPQLLMLSGVGPAKNLQEVGVEVIKDSPGVGENLQDHIAIGGLVFKVDYPISLVMNRLVNINAALRYAVTEDGPLTSSVGLEVVAFINTKYANGTDDWPDIEFMMTSASTPSDGGTQVKKAHGLTDEFYNEVFGEINNKDVFGIFPMMLRPKSRGYIKLKSKNPLDYPLMYHNYLTHPDDVGVLREGVKAAVAVAETKAMKRFGARFHDKPLPNCKHLPLYTDEYWDCLIRQYTMTIYHLSGTAKMGPSSDPMAVVDPELRVYGIKGLRVIDASIMPTITNGNINAPTIMIAEKGADLIKASWKALPHKRGRRSLKCTRLEQLGIRSRSNSPLCRIDR